A region of Mauremys mutica isolate MM-2020 ecotype Southern chromosome 2, ASM2049712v1, whole genome shotgun sequence DNA encodes the following proteins:
- the LOC123364893 gene encoding uncharacterized protein LOC123364893 — protein MSDSSHEGPLTQPLMDTLEPKTQTLVRHTDECDGLSLSAPLEVEGERSSGESSEDKVNGKDIAQLDDAFLEDPEALDSIASSSEDEPGSPCFCSMPVQIVEEDSKDDGYEEFRRLGMELTEPMPRRERKKVMRTIVRVAVYAVVHQCLREKLFEDCEGCVIDAPAQQHHDCVTWTSVDLNFKLRRLCAEFCLESLLNTVLAIGYATQCLCLPKNI, from the exons atgagCGACAGTTCCcacgagggccctttgactcagccCTTGATGGATACGCTGGAACCCAAAACCCAAACTCTCGTGAGGCACACCGATGAGTGTGATGGCCTCTCATTGTCTGCCCCCCTAGAGGTGGAAGGTGAACGCAGCTCAGGGGAGTCATCGGAGGACAAGGTGAACGGAAAAGAcattgctcag CTtgacgatgcctttctagaggacccaGAGGCCCTGGACAGCATTGCATCAAGCAGCGAAGATGAACCGGGCTCTCCTTGTTTTTGCTCAATGCCggtacaaattgttgaagaggactccaAGGATGACGGCTATGAGGAGTTTAGGCGGCTTGGCATGGAACTAACTGAGCCAATGCCACgtcgtgagcgtaaaaaagtcatgcggactattgtacgtgttgctgtttatgctgtcgTTCATCAgtgccttagggaaaagctttttgaagattgtgagggctgtgtcaTAGATGCGCCAGCACAACAgcaccatgactgtgtgacttggacttcagtagaTCTAAACTTCAAGCTCCGGCGCCTGTGTGCTGAGTTctgtttggaaagcttattaaa